A section of the Carya illinoinensis cultivar Pawnee chromosome 12, C.illinoinensisPawnee_v1, whole genome shotgun sequence genome encodes:
- the LOC122289721 gene encoding peroxisome biogenesis protein 19-2-like, whose translation MADHSDDLDQLLDSALDDFENLDLNPSLQRNKEATETKQDGPPTLPSGIQGLGMGLPDLRSKKKGKQKVSKDSHVSEALDKLREQTMEAVKGLESVTGAKPGGGDDLGSDAMMEDWVKQFEELTGSQDMESIVETMMQQLLSKEILQEPMKEIGERYPKWLEDHKASLSAEEYERYSRQYILIKDLNEVYENDPSNFNRVVELMQKMQECGQPPNDIVQELAPDFDLASLGQISPEMLESQSNCSIM comes from the exons ATGGCCGACCACTCCGATGATTTAGACCAACTTCTGGATA GTGCTTTGGATGACTTCGAAAATCTCGACCTCAATCCTTCCCTTCAAAG AAATAAAGAGGCTACAGAGACCAAGCAAGATGGGCCACCCACTTTGCCATCCGGGATTCAAGGACTGGGCATGGGTTTGCCCGACCTGAGAAGCAAGAAAAAAGGGAAGCAAAAGGTTTCCAAGGATTCTCATGTTTCCGAGGCGCTTGACAAGCTCAGGGAACAGACTATGGAGGCTGTTAAAGGACTTGAATCGGTGACTGGTGCTAAACCCGGCGGAGGAGATGATTTGGGCAGCGATGCTATGATGGAGGATTGGGTCAAGCAATTTGAGGAGCTTACTGGGTCTCAG GACATGGAATCTATTGTTGAGACCATGATGCAACAGCTTTTGTCCAAGGAGATTCTTCAAGAACCAATGAAGGAAATTGGAGAAAGATATCCAAAGTGGTTGGAAGATCATAAAGCCAGCTTGAGTGCAGAAGAATATGAACGTTATTCTCGCCAATATATACTCATAAAAGATCTAAATGAAGTTTATGAAAATGATCCTAGTAACTTCAACAGGGTTGTTGAGCTGATGCAGAAAATGCAGGAATGTGGACAGCCTCCAAACGATATTGTCCAAGAGCTTGCTCCTGATTTTGATCTAGCTAGTCTTGGGCAGAT ATCTCCAGAGATGCTCGAATCCCAGTCAAATTGTTCCATAATGTGA
- the LOC122289426 gene encoding protein transport protein SEC16B homolog isoform X2 yields MASNPPFLVEDQTDEDFFDKLVDDEFESSTTASRSKPQFADGNDSDDAKAFANLSIGEVGNAYEDVGGGSRGGDEDNMLDSGSKSEKDCVDEAAELLGAHADERNLLISSNSVEHDRIMESSNDGIGSGLTPDLTVSKSSGSGGSRVKEVGWNSFHADTEQNGSEGFGSYSDFFNELECDSSGFPGNVGDNLNSKAEIESANKKFGADGMNNLVNYAHYQESQIHGASTEQSTNVQDLKDSQYWDNLYPGWKYDPNTGQWYQVDGYESMAADTRDSATDRGSVSDGKTEVSYMQQAAHSAVGTVTETSSTECASNWSQVSQGNNVYPDHMVFDPQYPGWFYDTIAQEWRALDTYTSSVLSTAQTHDQQHQNGFVSSGSLQQNNNSLNGEYFQTDNYGQGFVSQGADQSWAGAYDNNYQKDLNAWEAFPKSAAFTTLSGKQQMDNSYGSKVSVNVKQQKSFSSFGTVSMYDGASQTYDKVNGTVEFKSLSPDGNFNQENAKLDAQTQFSNSYFDSQKNVNVSHQSFGSGHQTSYAPNVGRSSAGRPPHALVTFGFGGKLIVMKDSSSLSSSSYGSQDPVGGSISVMNLMEVVLGNTAASSLGLGASCYFHTLCQQSFPGPLAGGSVGSRELNKWIDERITSCESSNMEYKKDKVVRLLFSLLKIACQHYGKLRSSFGADVVLKENDSPELAVAKLFASAKKNGAQFKEDGALSHYLQKLPSEGQLMATASEVQNFLVSGRKREALQCALEGQLWGPALVLASQLGDQFYVDAVKQMAVRQLVAGSPLRTLCLLIAGQPAEVFSSDTTDSGLLGGFSLHQQPTKIGANFMLDDWEENLAVITVNRTKDDELVLIHLGDCLLKERSEITAAHICYLVAEANFESYSDSARLCLIGADHWKFPRTYASPGAIQRTELYEYSKVLGNSQYVLLSFQPYKIIYAHMLAEVGKVSDSLKYCQAVLKSLKIGRAPEVETWKQLVLSLEERIRTHQQGGYATNLAPAKLVGKLLNFFDSTAHRVVGGLPPPAPSTSQGSVPVNEHYPQPTGPRVSSSQSTMAMSSLVPSASMEPISDWTAGGNRMTMANRSVSEPDFGRTPRQVDSSKGMALANKQGKASRFAGFGFGSQLLQKTVGLVIRPRSDRQAKLGDKNKFYYDEKLKRWVEEGAELPAEEAALPPPPPTMAAFQNGTTDYNSNSTLQTEGTLMNQSPDYKNPTPSEHSSGIPSIPSGSNHFSARGRMGVRSRYVDTFNQGGGNPASMFQSPSVPSVKPAVAANAKFFIPTPASSGEQTMEAIAEKGQEGTPTNEDPSTSIANDSFLSPVPSSSMTMQRFPSMGNVPGRVATNGKASVSPYSRRTASWGGSFSDPFSPPNPAELKPLGEVLGMPPSTSMPNEPSLMRMPMNDGSFGDDLHEVEL; encoded by the exons ATGGCTTCGAATCCTCCATTCCTGGTGGAGGATCAGACGGACGAAGATTTCTTTGACAAACTGGTCGACGATGAGTTCGAGTCCTCCACCACCGCCAGCAGATCAAAACCCCAGTTTGCTGACGGTAATGATTCTGACGACGCGAAAGCGTTCGCGAATTTGAGCATCGGTGAGGTTGGAAATGCATATGAGGATGTGGGGGGTGGCAGTCGCGGCGGTGATGAAGATAACATGTTGGATTCTGGATCGAAAAGTGAGAAGGATTGTGTGGATGAAGCTGCAGAGTTGTTGGGTGCTCACGCTGATGAGAGGAATTTATTGATTTCATCCAATTCGGTTGAGCATGATAGGATAATGGAGTCGAGTAATGATGGGATTGGATCCGGATTAACACCGGATTTGACTGTGAGCAAGAGCAGTGGATCCGGGGGCTCTAGGGTTAAGGAGGTGGGCTGGAATTCTTTTCATGCGGACACGGAGCAGAATGGCAGTGAAGGGTTTGGATCGTATTCCGATTTTTTCAATGAATTGGAATGTGATTCCAGTGGCTTCCCGGGAAATGTGGGCGATAACTTGAATAGCAAAGCGGAAATTGAATCGGCCAATAAAAAATTTGGAGCTGATGGTATGAATAATTTGGTCAATTATGCGCATTATCAGGAGAGTCAAATTCATGGTGCATCAACGGAACAAAGTACGAATGTGCAGGATTTAAAAGATAGCCAGTACTGGGATAATCTCTATCCTGGGTGGAAGTATGATCCCAATACAGGGCAATGGTATCAAGTCGATGGATATGAAAGTATGGCAGCGGATACTCGTGATTCGGCAACTGATCGGGGCTCTGTTTCTGATGGTAAAACGGAGGTTTCTTACATGCAGCAAGCTGCTCACTCAGCTGTGGGAACTGTGACTGAAACTAGCTCGACTGAGTGTGCGTCTAACTGGAGTCAGGTTTCCCAAGGGAATAACGTGTACCCGGATCATATGGTTTTTGATCCTCAGTACCCCGGCTGGTTTTATGACACAATTGCGCAAGAATGGCGCGCTTTGGATACGTACACTTCCTCCGTTCTATCAACCGCACAGACCCATGATCAGCAGCATCAGAATGGGTTTGTTTCCTCTGGTAGTCTTCAGCAGAATAATAATAGCTTAAATGGTGAGTACTTTCAAACTGACAATTATGGACAAGGTTTTGTAAGCCAAGGCGCGGATCAAAGCTGGGCTGGGGCTTACGACAATAATTATCAGAAGGATTTGAATGCATGGGAAGCTTTTCCAAAGAGTGCGGCTTTTACAACTTTGAGTGGAAAACAGCAAATGGATAATTCTTATGGCTCTAAGGTTTCTGTGAACGTTAAGCAACAGAAGTCTTTTAGTTCCTTCGGAACAGTTTCAATGTACGATGGAGCAAGTCAGACTTACGATAAGGTTAATGGGACTGTTGAATTCAAAAGCCTTAGCCCTGATGGGAACTTCAATCAGGAAAATGCGAAGCTGGACGCACAAACACAATTCTCGAACAGTTACTTTGACAGTCAGAAAAACGTAAATGTTTCGCACCAATCCTTTGGGAGTGGTCATCAGACTTCTTATGCTCCCAATGTAGGAAGATCGTCTGCTGGGCGTCCTCCACATGCTCTGGTAACGTTTGGGTTTGGCGGAAAACTCATTGTAATGAAAGATAGTAGTTCTCTCAGTAGCTCATCGTATGGAAGCCAG GATCCTGTAGGAGGCTCAATTTCTGTTATGAACTTGATGGAAGTTGTCTTAGGAAACACTGCTGCTTCAAGCCTTGGATTGGGTGCGTCTTGTTATTTTCATACTCTGTGCCAACAATCCTTTCCAGGTCCATTGGCTGGTGGGAGTGTTGGAAGTAGAGAGTTGAACAAATGGATTGATGAGAGGATAACAAGCTGTGAATCATCCAACATGGAATATAAAAAAGACAAAGTAGTGAGGTTGCTTTTCTCTTTGCTTAAGATAGCTTGCCAGCATTATGGAAAACTTCGATCTTCTTTTGGTGCTGATGTTGTTTTGAAG GAAAATGATTCTCCTGAATTAGCGGTTGCCAAACTTTTTGCATCTGCCAAAAAGAATGGTGCACAATTCAAGGAGGACGGGGCTCTTAGCCACTATCTGCAGAAATTGCCTTCTGAAGGACAACTAATG GCAACTGCTTCTGAGGTACAAAATTTTCTCGTTTCTGGTAGAAAGAGAGAAGCTCTCCAATGTGCACTAGAAGGTCAGTTGTGGGGACCTGCACTGGTGCTTGCTTCACAGCTTGGTGATCAG TTCTATGTTGATGCTGTGAAGCAAATGGCAGTTCGCCAGCTGGTTGCAGGATCACCTCTCCGTACTTTATGCCTACTAATTGCAGGGCAGCCAGCAGAAGTTTTTTCTTCAGACACAACTGATTCTGGTCTCTTGGGTGGTTTTAGTTTGCATCAACAGCCTACAAAG ATTGGAGCCAATTTTATGCTTGATGACTGGGAGGAAAATTTGGCTGTAATAACTGTAAACAGAACAAAAGACGATGAACTAGTACTTATTCATCTTGGAGATTGCCTGTTGAAGGAAAGAAGTGAG ATTACTGCTGCACACATCTGCTATTTAGTTGCGGAAGCAAACTTTGAGTCGTATTCAGACAGTGCCAGACTCTGTCTAATTGGAGCAGATCATTGGAAATTTCCTCGAACGTATGCTAGTCCAGGGGCTATTCAG AGGACCGAGTTATATGAATATTCCAAGGTGCTTGGGAACTCTCAGTATGTCCTGCTGTCATTTCAACCATATAAGATCATATATGCACACATGCTAGCTGAAGTGGGGAAGGTTTCAGACTCTTTGAA ATACTGTCAAGCGGTATTGAAGTCTTTGAAGATTGGTCGAGCACCCGAAGTAGAAACATGGAAACAATTAGTGTTATCTCTTGAGGAGAGGATCAGAACCCATCAACAG GGTGGATACGCCACAAATTTGGCTCCAGCTAAATTAGTTGGGAAATTGCTTAACTTTTTTGATAGTACTGCACATCGTGTTGTTGGGGGTCTCCCACCACCTGCACCATCAACATCTCAAGGAAGTGTTCCAGTTAATGAACATTATCCCCAGCCAACCGGCCCTAGAGTATCATCTAGTCAGTCGACAATGGCCATGTCATCGTTAGTGCCTTCTGCTTCAATGGAGCCCATAAGTGATTGGACAGCCGGTGGCAATAGAATGACAATGGCCAATAGAAGTGTTTCAGAGCCAGACTTTGGTAGGACTCCAAGACAG GTTGATTCATCAAAAGGTATGGCCTTGGCAAACAAACAAGGCAAAGCTTCACGCTTTGCTGGCTTTGGTTTTGGCTCACAGTTGCTGCAAAAGACTGTCGGGCTAGTTATAAGGCCTCGCTCAGATCGACAG GCTAAACTGGGTGATaagaataaattctattatgATGAAAAGCTGAAGAGATGGGTCGAGGAAGGTGCTGAACTCCCAGCTGAAGAAGCTGCCTTGCCTCCTCCCCCACCAACAATGGCAGCCTTCCAGAATGGTACGACAGATTACAACTCGAATTCCACATTACAGACAGAAGGGACTTTGATGAATCAGAGTCCAGATTATAAAAATCCTACTCCTTCAGAGCATAGTTCAGGAATCCCATCTATTCCATCTGGCTCAAATCACTTTTCAGCTCGGGGAAGAATGGGTGTACGTTCAAG GTACGTGGACACCTTCAACCAAGGTGGTGGAAACCCTGCAAGCATGTTCCAGTCACCATCTGTGCCATCCGTTAAGCCTGCTGTTGCTGCAAATGCAAAGTTTTTTATTCCCACCCCAGCATCATCAGGTGAACAGACAATGGAGGCTATTGCAGAAAAGGGGCAAGAAGGAACTCCAACCAATGAGGATCCTTCAACATCCATTGCCAATGACTCGTTCCTGTCTCCTGTGCCTTCATCATCAATGACAATGCAGAGGTTCCCTAGCATGGGTAACGTCCCAGGCAGAGTAGCAACAAATGGCAAGGCCTCTGTCTCTCCTTACTCTCGGCGAACAGCTTCGTGGGGTGGAAGCTTCAGTGATCCATTCAGCCCTCCCAATCCAGCGGAACTAAAACCTTTAGGGGAAGTATTGGGCATGCCCCCATCGACATCGATGCCTAATGAGCCTTCTTTGATGCGTATGCCAATGAATGATGGCAGTTTTGGGGATGACCTTCATGAAGTGGAACTTTGA
- the LOC122289426 gene encoding protein transport protein SEC16B homolog isoform X1, which yields MASNPPFLVEDQTDEDFFDKLVDDEFESSTTASRSKPQFADGNDSDDAKAFANLSIGEVGNAYEDVGGGSRGGDEDNMLDSGSKSEKDCVDEAAELLGAHADERNLLISSNSVEHDRIMESSNDGIGSGLTPDLTVSKSSGSGGSRVKEVGWNSFHADTEQNGSEGFGSYSDFFNELECDSSGFPGNVGDNLNSKAEIESANKKFGADGMNNLVNYAHYQESQIHGASTEQSTNVQDLKDSQYWDNLYPGWKYDPNTGQWYQVDGYESMAADTRDSATDRGSVSDGKTEVSYMQQAAHSAVGTVTETSSTECASNWSQVSQGNNVYPDHMVFDPQYPGWFYDTIAQEWRALDTYTSSVLSTAQTHDQQHQNGFVSSGSLQQNNNSLNGEYFQTDNYGQGFVSQGADQSWAGAYDNNYQKDLNAWEAFPKSAAFTTLSGKQQMDNSYGSKVSVNVKQQKSFSSFGTVSMYDGASQTYDKVNGTVEFKSLSPDGNFNQENAKLDAQTQFSNSYFDSQKNVNVSHQSFGSGHQTSYAPNVGRSSAGRPPHALVTFGFGGKLIVMKDSSSLSSSSYGSQDPVGGSISVMNLMEVVLGNTAASSLGLGASCYFHTLCQQSFPGPLAGGSVGSRELNKWIDERITSCESSNMEYKKDKVVRLLFSLLKIACQHYGKLRSSFGADVVLKENDSPELAVAKLFASAKKNGAQFKEDGALSHYLQKLPSEGQLMATASEVQNFLVSGRKREALQCALEGQLWGPALVLASQLGDQFYVDAVKQMAVRQLVAGSPLRTLCLLIAGQPAEVFSSDTTDSGLLGGFSLHQQPTKIGANFMLDDWEENLAVITVNRTKDDELVLIHLGDCLLKERSEITAAHICYLVAEANFESYSDSARLCLIGADHWKFPRTYASPGAIQRTELYEYSKVLGNSQYVLLSFQPYKIIYAHMLAEVGKVSDSLKYCQAVLKSLKIGRAPEVETWKQLVLSLEERIRTHQQGGYATNLAPAKLVGKLLNFFDSTAHRVVGGLPPPAPSTSQGSVPVNEHYPQPTGPRVSSSQSTMAMSSLVPSASMEPISDWTAGGNRMTMANRSVSEPDFGRTPRQEQVDSSKGMALANKQGKASRFAGFGFGSQLLQKTVGLVIRPRSDRQAKLGDKNKFYYDEKLKRWVEEGAELPAEEAALPPPPPTMAAFQNGTTDYNSNSTLQTEGTLMNQSPDYKNPTPSEHSSGIPSIPSGSNHFSARGRMGVRSRYVDTFNQGGGNPASMFQSPSVPSVKPAVAANAKFFIPTPASSGEQTMEAIAEKGQEGTPTNEDPSTSIANDSFLSPVPSSSMTMQRFPSMGNVPGRVATNGKASVSPYSRRTASWGGSFSDPFSPPNPAELKPLGEVLGMPPSTSMPNEPSLMRMPMNDGSFGDDLHEVEL from the exons ATGGCTTCGAATCCTCCATTCCTGGTGGAGGATCAGACGGACGAAGATTTCTTTGACAAACTGGTCGACGATGAGTTCGAGTCCTCCACCACCGCCAGCAGATCAAAACCCCAGTTTGCTGACGGTAATGATTCTGACGACGCGAAAGCGTTCGCGAATTTGAGCATCGGTGAGGTTGGAAATGCATATGAGGATGTGGGGGGTGGCAGTCGCGGCGGTGATGAAGATAACATGTTGGATTCTGGATCGAAAAGTGAGAAGGATTGTGTGGATGAAGCTGCAGAGTTGTTGGGTGCTCACGCTGATGAGAGGAATTTATTGATTTCATCCAATTCGGTTGAGCATGATAGGATAATGGAGTCGAGTAATGATGGGATTGGATCCGGATTAACACCGGATTTGACTGTGAGCAAGAGCAGTGGATCCGGGGGCTCTAGGGTTAAGGAGGTGGGCTGGAATTCTTTTCATGCGGACACGGAGCAGAATGGCAGTGAAGGGTTTGGATCGTATTCCGATTTTTTCAATGAATTGGAATGTGATTCCAGTGGCTTCCCGGGAAATGTGGGCGATAACTTGAATAGCAAAGCGGAAATTGAATCGGCCAATAAAAAATTTGGAGCTGATGGTATGAATAATTTGGTCAATTATGCGCATTATCAGGAGAGTCAAATTCATGGTGCATCAACGGAACAAAGTACGAATGTGCAGGATTTAAAAGATAGCCAGTACTGGGATAATCTCTATCCTGGGTGGAAGTATGATCCCAATACAGGGCAATGGTATCAAGTCGATGGATATGAAAGTATGGCAGCGGATACTCGTGATTCGGCAACTGATCGGGGCTCTGTTTCTGATGGTAAAACGGAGGTTTCTTACATGCAGCAAGCTGCTCACTCAGCTGTGGGAACTGTGACTGAAACTAGCTCGACTGAGTGTGCGTCTAACTGGAGTCAGGTTTCCCAAGGGAATAACGTGTACCCGGATCATATGGTTTTTGATCCTCAGTACCCCGGCTGGTTTTATGACACAATTGCGCAAGAATGGCGCGCTTTGGATACGTACACTTCCTCCGTTCTATCAACCGCACAGACCCATGATCAGCAGCATCAGAATGGGTTTGTTTCCTCTGGTAGTCTTCAGCAGAATAATAATAGCTTAAATGGTGAGTACTTTCAAACTGACAATTATGGACAAGGTTTTGTAAGCCAAGGCGCGGATCAAAGCTGGGCTGGGGCTTACGACAATAATTATCAGAAGGATTTGAATGCATGGGAAGCTTTTCCAAAGAGTGCGGCTTTTACAACTTTGAGTGGAAAACAGCAAATGGATAATTCTTATGGCTCTAAGGTTTCTGTGAACGTTAAGCAACAGAAGTCTTTTAGTTCCTTCGGAACAGTTTCAATGTACGATGGAGCAAGTCAGACTTACGATAAGGTTAATGGGACTGTTGAATTCAAAAGCCTTAGCCCTGATGGGAACTTCAATCAGGAAAATGCGAAGCTGGACGCACAAACACAATTCTCGAACAGTTACTTTGACAGTCAGAAAAACGTAAATGTTTCGCACCAATCCTTTGGGAGTGGTCATCAGACTTCTTATGCTCCCAATGTAGGAAGATCGTCTGCTGGGCGTCCTCCACATGCTCTGGTAACGTTTGGGTTTGGCGGAAAACTCATTGTAATGAAAGATAGTAGTTCTCTCAGTAGCTCATCGTATGGAAGCCAG GATCCTGTAGGAGGCTCAATTTCTGTTATGAACTTGATGGAAGTTGTCTTAGGAAACACTGCTGCTTCAAGCCTTGGATTGGGTGCGTCTTGTTATTTTCATACTCTGTGCCAACAATCCTTTCCAGGTCCATTGGCTGGTGGGAGTGTTGGAAGTAGAGAGTTGAACAAATGGATTGATGAGAGGATAACAAGCTGTGAATCATCCAACATGGAATATAAAAAAGACAAAGTAGTGAGGTTGCTTTTCTCTTTGCTTAAGATAGCTTGCCAGCATTATGGAAAACTTCGATCTTCTTTTGGTGCTGATGTTGTTTTGAAG GAAAATGATTCTCCTGAATTAGCGGTTGCCAAACTTTTTGCATCTGCCAAAAAGAATGGTGCACAATTCAAGGAGGACGGGGCTCTTAGCCACTATCTGCAGAAATTGCCTTCTGAAGGACAACTAATG GCAACTGCTTCTGAGGTACAAAATTTTCTCGTTTCTGGTAGAAAGAGAGAAGCTCTCCAATGTGCACTAGAAGGTCAGTTGTGGGGACCTGCACTGGTGCTTGCTTCACAGCTTGGTGATCAG TTCTATGTTGATGCTGTGAAGCAAATGGCAGTTCGCCAGCTGGTTGCAGGATCACCTCTCCGTACTTTATGCCTACTAATTGCAGGGCAGCCAGCAGAAGTTTTTTCTTCAGACACAACTGATTCTGGTCTCTTGGGTGGTTTTAGTTTGCATCAACAGCCTACAAAG ATTGGAGCCAATTTTATGCTTGATGACTGGGAGGAAAATTTGGCTGTAATAACTGTAAACAGAACAAAAGACGATGAACTAGTACTTATTCATCTTGGAGATTGCCTGTTGAAGGAAAGAAGTGAG ATTACTGCTGCACACATCTGCTATTTAGTTGCGGAAGCAAACTTTGAGTCGTATTCAGACAGTGCCAGACTCTGTCTAATTGGAGCAGATCATTGGAAATTTCCTCGAACGTATGCTAGTCCAGGGGCTATTCAG AGGACCGAGTTATATGAATATTCCAAGGTGCTTGGGAACTCTCAGTATGTCCTGCTGTCATTTCAACCATATAAGATCATATATGCACACATGCTAGCTGAAGTGGGGAAGGTTTCAGACTCTTTGAA ATACTGTCAAGCGGTATTGAAGTCTTTGAAGATTGGTCGAGCACCCGAAGTAGAAACATGGAAACAATTAGTGTTATCTCTTGAGGAGAGGATCAGAACCCATCAACAG GGTGGATACGCCACAAATTTGGCTCCAGCTAAATTAGTTGGGAAATTGCTTAACTTTTTTGATAGTACTGCACATCGTGTTGTTGGGGGTCTCCCACCACCTGCACCATCAACATCTCAAGGAAGTGTTCCAGTTAATGAACATTATCCCCAGCCAACCGGCCCTAGAGTATCATCTAGTCAGTCGACAATGGCCATGTCATCGTTAGTGCCTTCTGCTTCAATGGAGCCCATAAGTGATTGGACAGCCGGTGGCAATAGAATGACAATGGCCAATAGAAGTGTTTCAGAGCCAGACTTTGGTAGGACTCCAAGACAG GAACAGGTTGATTCATCAAAAGGTATGGCCTTGGCAAACAAACAAGGCAAAGCTTCACGCTTTGCTGGCTTTGGTTTTGGCTCACAGTTGCTGCAAAAGACTGTCGGGCTAGTTATAAGGCCTCGCTCAGATCGACAG GCTAAACTGGGTGATaagaataaattctattatgATGAAAAGCTGAAGAGATGGGTCGAGGAAGGTGCTGAACTCCCAGCTGAAGAAGCTGCCTTGCCTCCTCCCCCACCAACAATGGCAGCCTTCCAGAATGGTACGACAGATTACAACTCGAATTCCACATTACAGACAGAAGGGACTTTGATGAATCAGAGTCCAGATTATAAAAATCCTACTCCTTCAGAGCATAGTTCAGGAATCCCATCTATTCCATCTGGCTCAAATCACTTTTCAGCTCGGGGAAGAATGGGTGTACGTTCAAG GTACGTGGACACCTTCAACCAAGGTGGTGGAAACCCTGCAAGCATGTTCCAGTCACCATCTGTGCCATCCGTTAAGCCTGCTGTTGCTGCAAATGCAAAGTTTTTTATTCCCACCCCAGCATCATCAGGTGAACAGACAATGGAGGCTATTGCAGAAAAGGGGCAAGAAGGAACTCCAACCAATGAGGATCCTTCAACATCCATTGCCAATGACTCGTTCCTGTCTCCTGTGCCTTCATCATCAATGACAATGCAGAGGTTCCCTAGCATGGGTAACGTCCCAGGCAGAGTAGCAACAAATGGCAAGGCCTCTGTCTCTCCTTACTCTCGGCGAACAGCTTCGTGGGGTGGAAGCTTCAGTGATCCATTCAGCCCTCCCAATCCAGCGGAACTAAAACCTTTAGGGGAAGTATTGGGCATGCCCCCATCGACATCGATGCCTAATGAGCCTTCTTTGATGCGTATGCCAATGAATGATGGCAGTTTTGGGGATGACCTTCATGAAGTGGAACTTTGA